In Streptomyces sp. HUAS ZL42, the DNA window AGTGGGTACTTGAGTCCACCACCGCGTACGTAGACAGGCTCCACGTACAGCAGGCCTCCGTCGAGCGGCACCGTCAGCAGGTTGCCGTACTCGACCTCGGAATCGCCGCCCTTCAGCAGCCTGATGGACTCCGCGATGTCCTGTTCGGAGTTGAACTGGCTCTGGACCTGTTTGGGGCCGTCGACGGTCGTACTGGTCGGCAGTTTCAGAATTCTGATCTTGCCGTAGTCGGGCGTGCCCGCCTCGGCGTCGACCGTCATGAACGCGCTGAGGTTGTCCCGGCCGTTGGGCGTGAACGTCGTCGTCAGCGAGAACGCCTGCTGCGTCTGGTCCGGCATCTTCATGCTCAGGTAGTACGGCGGCACCGTCTCGCCCGACTTGTTGGTCGGGTCGTCCGGCACCTGCCACACCTCGCTGCCGCTGAGGAACGTCGTCGCGTCCTTCACGTGGTAGCGGGTCAGCAGCTCGCGCTGGACCTTGAACAGGTCCTGTGGGTAACGGAGATGGGCCATCAGCGACGACGAGATGTCGGTCTTCGGCTCCACCGTGCCGGGGAACGCCTTCATCCAGGTCTTCAGGATCGGGTCCTCGGTGTCCCACTGGTAGAGCTTGACCTCACCGGTGTACGCGTCGACGGTCGCCTTCACCGAGTTGCGGATGTAGTTGACCTGGTTCTGCTGGGCCACCACCGCACGCGAGTTGTTGGTCGCGGTCAGCGAGTCGGCCGTGGTGTCACCGAGGGTCGTACGGGAGGCGTACGGGTATCCGTTGGTGGTCGTGTACGCGTCCACGATCCACTGGATCTTGCCGTCCACCACCGCGGGGTAGGCGTCGCCATCGATGGTCAGCCACGGGGCGACAGCCTCGACGCGCTCCTTCGGCGTGCGGTTGTACAGGATCCGGGAACCCTCGCCGATCGCACCGGAGTAGAGGATCTGCGGCTCGCCGAACGCCACCGCGTAGGCGGCCCGGTTGACCGGGTTGGAGAGGTTGACCCCGCTCTTGCCCGTGTAGCTGGTGGTCTTCTCACCCTGGTCGTCGGAGTAGTCGATCTCCTTCTGGGGACCGCCGACGATCGAGTACGTGGTCGTCTTCTCGCCGTAGTAGATCCGCTGCTGGTACGTCCCGAGGTCGCCCTGGGAGGGCAGGTCGGACTCGGTGTAGACCGGGCGGCCCTCGGCGTCGGCGGTGGTGCCCTTGGCGGCGACCGCGCCGTAGCCGTGGGTGTAGCGGAAGTGGTTGTTGATCCAGTTCTTCTTCGGGATGCCGGCCAGGTTCAGCTCGCGCAGACCGATGACCGTGTCCTGGTCCGTGCCCGCCTTGGTGCTGTAGCGGTCGACGTCCAGGTTGTTCGGGAACGCGTAGTAGTTCCGCATCTGCTGGAGCTGCTGGAACGTCGGCGAGACGATGTTCGGGTCCATGATGCGGATGCTCGCCGTGGGGGCGACGTCGTCCCGCAGCTTGGCCTTGTCCGTGGTGGTGGACTTGCCCGAGTACTCGGTGACCTTGGCGCCGTCGATCCCGTACGCCTCGCGCGTCGCCTTGAGGTTCTTCTCGACGTACGGCGCTTCCTTGGCCTGCTCGTTGGGCTGGACCTGGAACTTCTGGACGATCGCCGGGTAGAGCCCGCCGATGAGGATCGCCGAGAGCACCATCAGGCCGAAGCCGATCACGGGCAGCTGCCAGGTGCGCCGCCACAGCGTGGCGAAGAACAGCAGCGCGCAGATGACGGCGATGCAGAACAGGATCGTCTTGGCCGGGAGGTAGGCGTTCGCGTCGACGTAACGCAGGCCCGTCCAGTTGTCGGTGGCCTTGAAGTCACTGGACTTCACCGCCAGGCCGTACCGGTCGAGCCAGTACGCGACGGCCTTCAGCGCGACGAAGAGGCCGAGCAGCACGGACAGGTGCCCGGTCGCGGCGGCGGTGGCACGCGCGCCCGGGGAGGTGATCCTGAGCCCGCCGTACAGATAGTGGGTGAGCGCGGCGGCGATCAACGACAGGATCGCGGCGGCGAAGCCGAAGCCCAGCAGGAACCGGTACCAGGGAAGGTCGAAGGCGTAGAAGGAGACGTCGAGGTGGAACTGCGGGTCCTTCTGGTTGAAGGGCACGCCGTTGACCCACATCAGCCAGGTCCGCCACTGACTGGAGGCGGAGGCACCGGCGATCAGGCCCACCAGGGCGGTGATGCCGACCAGCAGCCACCTCTTGTACGGCGCGATCCCCATCCGGTAGCGGTCGAGGCTCTGCTGCTCCATCGACATCGCGCTCAGCGGCGGGCGCAGCCGGTGGGCCAGCCAGATGTTGAAGCCGACCGACAGCGCCATCAGCAGGCCGAAGACGAAGAACAGCCCGATCTTGGTCCACAGGGTGGTGGTGAAGACGGACGAATACTTCACCGACCGGTACCAGAGCCAGTCCGTCCAGAAGCCCGCGAACATCGTGAACGCCATGCCGAGAACGGCAAGGACGCCCAATGTCATGAGCAGGGACCGGACACGCCGGGACGGGCGGCCGACTCTGATCCGTGGCCCCGTCGGGCCTCCGCCGCGGTCCGGCATCTGGAAAGCCAAGGTAGGCACCTCGAAGTTCGCTGTTGATCCGTCAGGCCCGCGTGTTCGTGGACCCGCCGTGGCCCCCCGTGATCGTGAGCCCACACCTATGCAACTTACTCACCGTTTACTCGGTTCCCGATTCCGGCCGGGAACGAGGCAGGATTGTGACCATGTCCAAGACTCCCATGGCGGCGAACCCGCTCACCCGGGCCGTGCTCGAGATCGACGAGTACGCCTCCGGCCTCGGCTGGGACCAGCCCGCCCGCCTCTTCGCCCTCGTAGACACCACGCAGCTGCGGGCCCAGGAACCCTCGCTCGCCGCCCAGCTCGGCCTGGAGGAGGAGCAGGAGAGCGCCGGCCTCACACCGATCGAGCAGGACGAGATTCCAACGGACAAGCCGCTCGACGAGTTCCTCGGCAGGATCGCCTGGCCCGACGCGGTGGTCGGCTGTGCCCTCACTGTGGAGCGCCTGATGCTGCCGCCGTCCGCGGAGGCCCAGGTCCCGGAGGGCCTGAGCGAGGCGAAGCTGGCGAAGTGGGTGGCCGGGCATCCCGAGCGCCAGGAGGTCCGCATGACCGTCGCGGTGCTGCGCGACGGCGCGCGTGAGTCGGCGCTGCGGCTGCGGGAGAAGGACACTCCGACGGAGGTCCTCACGGGCCCCGAACTGGTCCCCGGTCTCGCGGAGGCATTGGCGGCGACGTTCGAGGAGTAGCCCTCCGCGCTATCCGGCCGCGCATTTCGGCAGGTCGGCGGTGTCGCCGCTGCGGATGTCCTCGAGGGCGTCGAGGGCGTCGTCGATGGTGTTCACCTTGACGAGCCGGAGACCGCTCGGGGTGTCCTTGGCGGCGGCCGCGCAGTTGTCCGCCGGGGTCAGGAAGTACTGGGCACCCTTGCTGCGCGCGCCGACGGTCTTCATCTCGATGCCGCCGATCGGCCCGACCTTGCCGTCGTCGTCGATCGTCCCGGTGCCGGCGACGAACTTGCCGCCGGTCAGGCTGCCCGGGGTGAGCTTGTCGTAGATGCCCAGCGCGAACATGAGGCCCGCGCTGGGTCCGCCGACGTCGGCGAGCTTGATGTCGATGGTGAACGGGAACGTGTGATCCGTGCCCGCGGAGATCCCGACGATGGCGCGCTTCTCACCGCTGTCGTCGGACGTCGCGGTCGTGATGGTGACGTCCTGGGTCTTGGTCGCCGTCTTGTTCGCCTTCTCGGCGGCGGCCTGCTCCTTGGCGGGCACGATCGTGAAGACGACGTCCTGACCGGGCTCGTGTTTCGTCACCAGCTTGGCGACGTCGGAGGGCTGCTTCACCACCGTGCCGTCGACGGCCTTGATCACGTCACCGGCGTGCAGCTTGCCCTCGGCCGGGGAGTCCTTGACGACCGTCGAGACGATGACCCAGGACTCCACCGGGACGTCGAGTTCCTTCAGGGCGGCCACCTTGGCACTCTCCTGGGACTGGCTGAACTCCTCGGCGTTCTCCTGGGTGGACTCCTCTTCGGTCTTGCCGTCCGGGTAGAGGGTGTCGTGCGGCACGACCTTGTTGTCATGGGCGAGCCACCCGTAGACGGCCTCGACGAGGTTCATCTTGTAGTCGGCGCTGGTGACCCGCACGGTGGTCATGTTCAGGTGACCGCTCGCGGCGTAGGTCTTGTGCCCGGAGATCTGCAGCACCGGCTCGCCGCCATGCTCACCGAGGGTGTTCACCGTCGGCCCCGGGGACATCTCCGAGTACGGCACGGGGATGAACACCCCCGCGCACAGGAGCGCGATCAGCATCAGGGTGGAGGCGAGCATCGTCGCGGTGCGGCGTGGCATGCCTCGACAGTACGGGACGCTCCTGTCAGAGCACCGTCAGGGCCACCCAGGTCACAGTCCGGGGTGCGACTTCTCCATGGCCGCACGGAACCGGGCGTACCCGTCCAGCTCGGGCCCGTCGCTGCGCGCCGTGCGGGTGCGGTTGGCCCAGGTGCCCCACAGCCCCGCGCCGATCGCAGCCACAAGCGGAATCAGCAACCAGACGAGCACCCCCATCGCGACCTCCAACCCCAACTGACCGAACGGAACTGACTGATCAGCAGATTAACCATCCGCACTGACAACGCTCACGTCAGGGGTGCGGTTACGCAACCGGAAGAGCGGAGGACGGGTTGGGCCGGCGCACCGACGGATTCAGCAGGCGCCCACCTGCCCTCCCGTCGCCCGACCACCACTCCTCAACGACGGCGCTACGCGCCGACCCATTCATCGGTCCCGTCGGAGAACCTCTGGTGCTTCCAGATGGGCACTTCGTGCTTGAGATCGTCGATCAGCTTCCGGCACGCTTCGAAGGCCTCACCGCGGTGCGGACACGACACGCCCACGACGACGGCGAGATCCCCGACCTCGAGATCCCCGACGCGATGCACCGCGGCCAGCGCCCGCACCGGATACTCGGCGACGACCTTCTCCGCGATCCGCCGCATCTCCGCCTCGGCACTGGGATGGCAGGAGTACCCGAGCGCATCGACGTCGGCACCCCCGTCATGGTTGCGCACGGTCCCCACGAACAGGGCGATCCCCCCGGCCGCGTCGTCCCCCACGGCCCGGAAGACCTCGTCCACGGAGAGTGGTGTCTCCCGGATGCCGATCAACTTGATGGCGTCCTGAGCCCCCTGCTCGCCGGGGTGATCATTGGTGGCTGTCATGGCTCCATCGTGCCGCACGTCGCTGACGACGGGGAATGGCGTTATCGTCCGGCACGCGTGCGTGGGCGATTGGAGCCTCCTACAGGCGGCCGGTTCCGTACAGCCGCGGGCGGTCGTGCCGCTGGGGCGGCACGGGTGGGCGCGGGCGGCACCCCGTCAGCGCCGGGCTGCGCGACCCACCCCACGCCCGCACCAACCCCGGGCACCTCTCAAGACACGCCCGCTTGGAACACCGCTTCCTCAAACCCTCCGCCGAGCCTTCCGAGCCCTCCGCACCACAGCCGCCGCCCCCAGCAGAGCCACCGTCGCCCCCGCGGCCCCCGCCGCAGTCGCGTCCTTCCGCCCCAGCCGCCGCCCGGCAACCGTGTGCCTCCCGGAAACCTCCTCCAGCAGCTCCGCGAGCACCTCCTCGTTGGTCCACTGCGGCCGCCACCCCGCGTCATGGAGCCGGCTCCCACTCACCACCCAGGGATACATCGTGTACGCCAGATCCCCAGCCGGAGACGGTGTCAGCCCGATCCGGTGCAGCCGAGCCGCCGCCCCCAGCGCGACAGCGGACGGCAGTTCCATCCGCCGGATCCCGCTGAGCTCCTCGACCTCCTCCTGCTCCAGCCACCCGTCGCACCCGACGGCGAGCTCCCCGTCGACCTTCTCCAGAACGGCGTACTCCAGAGCACCGCACAGATCCTCGACGTGGCAGAACTGCCAGGCGGGCCGCGACCCGGCGACCACCAGCAGCCGAGGGGACTCGAAGTACCTGGTCAGCGCGGTGTCCGTGCCCCCCACCAGCACTGCGGGCCGCACCACGGTGACATTGAGCCCCGGATGCGCCCGCGGCGCGCGCCGCGCGAGCCGCTCGATCTCGAGCAGATCCCCGACGCCGGTCGCCTCGGCGGTCGCCCGCAGCTCCGCGTCCTCCGACAGCGGCAGCTCGTTGTCCGGCAGCGCCCCGTACACCATCGCGGACGTGCACAGCACCACGCGGTGCACCCCGGCCGCCGCGGCGGCGGTCAGCACGGTCTGCGTCCCCCGGACGTTGTAGGCCGTTCGGGCGGCCGTGTCACTCCCCAGGTCCAGATCGAGCGCGAGGTGCACCACCACGTCCGCACCGCGCAGCTTGTCGGCGATGGCCGGGTCGCGCACGTCCAGGATGTGCCACTGCGCCGCGGCGCACTCGCCGCGCCGCTCATCGATGGCGATGACCTGCTTGATCTCCTCCGAAGCGGCGAGTCGCCCGGTGAGCAGCGCGCCGACGCCGGACGCGGCACCGGTGACCGCGACGACGGGCCCGCGCGCGGCGGGCGAGGTGGTTGACCGGTTTCGCGCTGCGCGAACCTGCGGATCTGGGGAACTCACCGGGCGTCTCCAGCGGTTGTCTTCAGTACGAGCGCGAGTGACGCGTCCGTACCAGGTGGCATCCATCCTGCCGCAGGCCAAGAGTCGGCGAAGCACCGAGGCTCGAAGCGCCCTTGGTGTCTACGCTGGGTGGTGTTATCGGGCAGTCGTGCCGCCGGAGGCAACCGGTGGCCTTACCAGCCGAGGAATCCCGTGAGTGACACCCCATTCGGATTCGGCCTTCCGCCGGAGGAGCCGGAAGACGGCGACGAGGGCAAGAAGAAGGACCAGCAGAGCGGTGGTGGTCAGGGACCGGACAACCCGTTCGGCTTCGGACTGCCCGGCGCCGGAGGCTTTGGCGGCCCCGGCGCGGACAATCCGCTCGCTGCCATGTTCGGTTCGCTGAACCCCACCGACCTGGGCGCCGCGTTCCAGCAACTGGGCCAGATGCTCTCGTACGAGGGCGGCCCGGTGAACTGGGACATGGCCAAGCAGATCGCACGCCAGACGGTCGCCCAGGGGACCGCCGACGGCGTCAAGGACGCGAGTGTCGGCCCCGGCGAGCGCACCGCGGTCCAGGAAGCCGTCCGTCTGGCCGACCTGTGGCTGGACGACGTGACGTCCCTGCCGTCGGGTGCCGCCTCCGCCGTGGCGTGGAGCCGCGCGGAGTGGGTCGAGGCCACTCTTCCCGCCTGGAAGGAGCTCGTCGACCCGGTCGCCGAGCGCGTCGGTAACGCCATGGGCGACGTCCTGCCGGAGGAGATGCAGGCCATGGCCGGCCCGCTGATCGGCATGATGCGCTCGATGGGCGGCGCCATGTTCGGCACGCAGATCGGGCAGGCCGTGGGTGTACTCGCGGGCGAGGTCGTCGGCTCCACCGACATCGGCCTGCCGCTCGGCCCGGCCGGCAAGGCCGCGCTGCTGCCGGTCAACATCGAGACGTTCGGCAAGGACCTGGGCGTGGCGAAGGACGAGGTGCGGCTGTATCTCGCCCTGCGCGAGGCTGCCCACCAGCGTCTGTTCGCGCACGTTCCGTGGCTGCGCTCACACCTGTTCGGCGCAGTCGACGGGTACGCGCGCGGGATCAAGGTCGACACGGCCAAGCTGGAGGACGTGGTCGGCCAGTTCGACCCGCAGAACCCGGAGCAGCTGCAGGACGCCCTGCAGCAGGGCATGTTCCAGCCGGAGGACACCCCCGAGCAGAAGGCCGCCCTGGCCCGTCTGGAGACGGCCCTGGCGCTCGTGGAGGGCTGGGTCGACGCGGTGGTCCACGCGGCGGCGAAGCCGCGCCTGTCGTCGGCGGACGCGCTGCGCGAGACGCTGCGCCGCCGCCGGGCCACGGGCGGTCCGGCCGAGCAGACCTTCGCCACGCTGATCGGTCTGGAGCTGCGCCCCCGCCGCCTGCGTGACGCCTCCCGTCTGTGGGCCTCGCTCACGGACGCGCGCGGTGTCGACGGCCGGGACGCCCTGTGGGCCCACCCGGACATGCTGCCGACGGCCGGCGACCTGGACGACCCGGACGGCTTCGTGCACCGCGAGCAGCTGGACTTCTCCGAGCTGGACAAGATGCTCGGCGAGGCGGCGAGCGGCGGCCACACGCCGAAGCCGAACCTGAAGAAGGACGACGAAGCCGAGGGCGACGACGCCGAGTGAGCCTGTACGACGACGCGGTCCTCGTTCTCAAGGGGTTCGAGGACCAGGAAGAGCTGCGCCAGGCCTACCTGGACCATCTCGCGGCGCACCCGGACGGCATGTGGAAGGCCTGCGAGGACGGCCATCTCACCGCGAGCGCCCTCGTGATCGACCCGTCGCGCGGGCGTGTTCTGCTGACCCTCCACAAGAAGCTCCGCATGTGGCTGCAGATGGGCGGCCACTGCGAGCCGGGCGACCTCACCCTTGACTCCGCTGCTCTGCGTGAGGCCACCGAGGAGTCGGGCATCGAGGGGCTGACGCTGTTGCCCGGCGGCCCGGTGAGGCTCGACCGGCACCCGATCCCGGCGCCCTGCCACTGGCACTTCGACGTCCAGTACGCGGTCCTGGCACCGCCGGACGCGACTCATGCCATCAGCGAGGAGTCACTCGACGTGCGCTGGTTCCCGTACGACGAGGTGGCGGACGTGGCGGACGAGTCCGTCGTCCGACTGCTGGAGGCGACACGGTCAAGGCTTCGGCCCTGACGCATGTGTAAGGGGCGGCCACCCGGCCGCCCCTTACATCCGCTGTCCGTCCGGTCAGCTCCAGACGTTGCCCTGGTTCTGCCCGCGGGCCCCGTGCTGCCCCATGCCGTACTGCGCGGCGAGGCCCTGCCCGATCTGGGCGTTCTGCGGCGGCAGCAGTTCGCTGGGCTGGACGAGCGCGTAACCGCTGCCCATGAAGCTGAGCTCCCAGCCCTCGCCGGTGTTGCCGCGGCGGCGCCACACCCCGGAGGAATGCGTCTGAGCCTGCATCTGCACACGCAGCCCGGTGGACCAGGCCACGATCGCGTCGGCGTCGCAGTTGACGTACTTGTCGGGCGTGACCTGCATCATCAGCGGAGCGCCCGAGGTCATCAGGGCGACCCGGCCCCGGCCGGTGATGTTGAGCTGGTACTTACCGGAGCCGGAGATGCCGTAAAGGCTGTCGACGGCGATGACCTCGTGGTGCAGCGAGGAGTCCATCGCGAGCACGTAGCTGCTGTCGACCGTCAGCCCGTCCTGCTCCACGTCCACCAGGTGGATGTACTGGGCGAGGTTGGCGAGGTAGACCGTGCCCTGCCCGTGGCAGCGCATCAGGTCCAGGCCCTCGCCGGTGCGGGCACGCGCGCGTGACTGCTGGTTGCTCCGGTACTCGGCGTCGAACTCGACGAGTCCCTGATAGGCGACCATGGTGCCCTTGCGGGCGAGGATGTCGTCGTGACCCTCCAGGGTGACACGGAGCATCTGCTTGCTCTGCAGGCTCCAGCGCTCCTGGGTCTGCTGGTCGTTGTAGGCGAAAAGCGGGCTCTGCATGGCGTTTCTGGCTCCCCCTCAGCCCCGGAACCGGAGGCGGTCGGTGCTGTCCTCGCTGGGCTGGACGACGACGATGCCCTGGCCCGAGAAGGCCATCTGGTACGCCTCGCCGCTGCCCCGGCCGATCAGTGACTGCGCCTTGAAGCTGCGCTTGCCCTTCACCTTGAGGTTCGGGGACCAGGCGACGAGCGCGTCCGGGTCGACGTACGTCTCGTCCTCACCGCCGCCGCAGTCGACGACGATCGGCTTGCCCCGGGAGGTCAGCGCGACCCAGCCCTGCCCGGAGATCTTGGTGTTCCACAGGCCCTGCCCGGCGAACTTCGCCAGCCCCTTGACCCGCTCGACGCCCCACGTCAAGTGGGCGTCGAAGGCGAGCAGGTTGGTGGCGTTGACGGAGATCCCGTCGCCGTTGAGGTTGATCACGACGACGTCGGCGCCGTAGTCGGCGAGGTAGAGCAGGCCGTCGCCGGAGCACTTCATCAGGGGCGCGCCCTCACCGGTGGCCCAGTCGCGCGCGATCTGGCGCACGGCCGGCGGGTTGGGCTCGTACTGGACGAAGCCTTCGTAGGCGACCATCGAGCCCACGCGCGCGAGGAGGTCGTTTCCGGTCTGCATGGCGACCTTCAGCATGTGGTTGCCGTGGTTCTCCATGCGGGCGGTGACGGGTGCGGGAGCGTAGCCCGCGAGCGGCTGGTTCATGACGGGCTCTCCCTCAGATCTCGTACGGCTGGACGACGATGAAGTTGCCGGGCGCGCCCCGGAACTGGAGGTTGACGCTCTCTCCGGTGTCGCCGGCGTACGCGTTGCGTCGCATGCGCACCTGGCTGGAGACGACCACCTGGGAGGCGGCCGACCAGGCGACCACCGCATTGCAGTCGGCGAACGTCGTGGGGGTGACCGGCAGCACCACGGGCGTGCCGTGCGTCTTCACGACGATCGTGCCCGTGCCCTGGAACTGCATCGTGAACAGCGCGCCGCCGGGGATGCCGTGTCCCTCGATGCGGCGGACCTCGTACTGGAGGCTCTCGTCGAAGGCGAGGACGTTCTCGGCGGAGACGCAGATCGCGTCGCCCTGGAGCTCGACGGGGTGCAGATGGGTGGAGTTCTCGGCGAGGAACACCTGTCCCTGGCCGGTACACCGCATCAGCTGCATCTCCTGACCGGTCGCGTTGCCCACGACCCGGCCGGCGAACCCGGCGCCCTTGTAGCTGAAGTCGACCTTGCCCTGGTAGAGCACCATGCTGCCCTGCCGGGCCAGCACGGGCTGGCCGCCGATGCCGAGGTCGACGCGGACCATCTTCCGGTTCTGCTGAGTCCAGCGCTGCCCGGTGGGCGTCTCCTTGAACTGCTGGAGCGCGGCGGTCACACCGGCGCCCTGGGGCGCGCCCTGCGGCACTCCGTACGGTGCGGCCTGCTGGCCCGGGACCTGCCCGAAGGGGGGCTGCTGGCCGTAGCCGGGGGGCGGGGTCGGGGCCTGCGGCTGTCCGTAGCCGGGCGGCGGAGCCGGGGCCTGCGGAGCCTGGGGCTGACCGTAGCCCGGAGGCAGCGGGGCCGTCTGGCCAGGAGCCTGGCCGTACGGGGCCTGCTGCTGGCCGGGCTGCCCGTACGGTGCGGGCGCCGGGGCCGGAGGCGGCACCTGGGCACCGCCGGGAGGCGTCATCGGCGCGATGATGGTGGGCGCGGCGTGGACGGACGGCGCGGGTGCGGGGGCCGGGGGCGGAGTGGCGCCCGGCGGGGGCGCGAACCCCTGCGCGGCAGGCTGCGGAGCCGGGGCGGGTGCCGGGGCGGCGGGGGCGCCGAACGCGGGCGGCGCGGCGGCCTGGGCGGGCGGTGCGAAGCCCGGGTTGGCGCCGGCCTGCGGCTGCTGGGGAGCCGCAGGAGTCTCCTCCTCGGCGACCTCGCCACCGAAGTTCTTCAGCAGTGCGTCGAGGCCACCGTCGAAGCCCTGCCCGACCGCGGCGAACCGCCAGACGTCCTTCAGATAGAAGTCGCCCAGCATCACGGCCCGTTCGGTGGAGAACTCCGAGCCGTTGAAGGAGTACCGGGCCACCTCCTCGCCGCCCGCGACGATACGGATGTATCCAGCGTTGATCTGCGACATCTGCCCGGCGCCGTCGATCGTCGCCGTGAACGACAGCTTGTGGATCTGCGACGGGATCCGGTCGAGCGTGACCCGGAACGACTCCGTGTCGCCCGCCTGGGCACCCAGGAGCTGGATGGACTCCTCGGGGGACTTCGGCTGGTTGAAGAAGACGAAGTACCGGTCGTCCGAGAGCCGTTCGTCGGCGTCCAGACCGAAGCAGCTGATGTCGAAGGTCAGTCCGGGGCCGGTGATCTGCACGCCTACGTACAGATCGGTGCCCGCGGTGAGGTCACTGATCCTGGCCTTGTGGCCGCGTTGGAATTCCCTGGCCATGCGTAACGACCGTCCCCCATCCCGAATGTGAGTGCGTCGCGCCAGGCTAACGGCAAACTCGGACACCGGACGAAGTCGGTACAGACCCGGTACACAACCTCTGCCCGGGGACGGCCGTCACTCGCTGCGAGCGCCCGGCAGATGGGGCAGCCGGTCGGCGGCCACCACCCCTTCGAGAAACCCCCGGGCCCGCTCGGTCCTCGGATACGCCTCGAGGAGCCGCCAGAAGTCGGGGCCGTGCCCGGGCACCAGAAGATGCGCCAGCTCATGGACGAGGACGTAGTCGATGACGTACTCGGGCATGCCCTGCAGACGGTGGGACAGACGGATACTGCCCTCGGCCGGGGTGCACGAGCCCCACCGGGTGTTCTGGTTGGTGACCCAGCGGACCGAGGCGGGCCGCGCCCGGCCGTCGAAGTACTGGGCCGACAGCCGCTCGGCGCGCTCGGCCAGTTCGGCGTCGCCCGGCACCCGCCTGCTCTCCTGTGCGGCCAGCTTGTCGAGCATGACGGTCACCCAGCGCTGCTCCTCCGCCTCCGACATCCGGGCAGGGATGAGTACGACGGTGCGATCGCCCTCGCGGTAGGCGGAGACCGTCCGGCGTCGCCGGGTGCTCCTGCGTACCTCGATCGCGCTCGCCCCCGAGCCGCTCGGCGGCTGGCTCGTCGTGCTGCGCTGTGGCGTTCCGGCGCGGTGCAGTGGGTCGGCGGGCACGCCCTGACGTTACCCGCTGCACACGGGGGAAGTCCCCTCTCCGGGACGGTTCGATGCCGATCCCCCACATGCGTTTGATTTGTAGGACTGATTTGTACGACGAATTCCGCAGCCTGTGGACAACCTTCGTCGCCCATCGAAGCGGGCCGGGCATGCTGGCACTCGTCGGCGGAGCGAGGTCGCCCCCACGCCCCCGCTCCGCCGACGCGAACGGGCGATTCCAAGGGCTACGGGGGCCTCTCATGCATCCGATGGTGAAGCCCGCGCTGCGGCGCGGGTGGCGCGACCTCAACACCGTGCAGTTCGGAATGACACCGGCGCACGCGATGACACTCGGTCCGATGGACACGGCCACGGGCAGCTTCCTCGAGCTGCTCAACGGCACCCGCGGCCTCGCCCTGCTGCGCGAGGAGGGGCGGCGCATGGACCTGCCCGACGGTCATGTCGACAGGCTGGTGGAGCGGCTGGCGCGGGCCGGGCTCCTCGACGACGCCCGCGGGGGCGGGCCGGCCGCCGACACCCTGTGGGGCAGGAAGGAGGTGCTCGACCGGCTGCGTCCCGACCTGGCCCAGCTGTCCCTGATCACCTCGGAGCCCGGCGACGCGATCGGGCGCCTGGCCGCCCGCCGCTCCCTGCGCGTGCAGGTGAGAGGCGCGGGCAGGGTGGGCACCGTCCTCGCCTCGCTGCTGGCGGGCGCCGGGGTCGGCGAGGTCGACGTACGCGACAGCGGCCGTGTCGAGCCGTGGGACGTCGCACCCGGCGGGCTGCCCGCCGAATCCGTCGGCGAGCGCAGGGACCAGGCCGCCCGCCGTGCCGTGCGCCGGGCCGCACCCGACCGCCCGCCGCGCCGTGCCGCCGGGCCGTCGCCGCAGGAGGGCGAGCCGGGCTTCTCCCTGGTGGTCCTCGCCCCTCGCGACGACGTCGGCGTGCACGCACCGCCACCGTCCGCCGCCGACCCGCTCATCGCCTCGGGCACGCCCCACCTCTACGCCGGCGTGGTGGAGGGAACCGGCATCGTCGGCCCGCTCGTCCTGCCCGGCGAAACGGCCTGCGCAGGCTGTCTGCACGAGGGACGCACCGACCGGGATCCGGCCTGGCCGCGTCTGGTAGCGCAGTGGAGCTCGGGAAAACCGCGCCAGGTGCGCCCCTGCGACCTGACGTTGGCCACGACCGTCGCGGGGCTGGCGGCCGCGCACGCGCTCGCCTGTCTGGACGGCCTGGTCCCGTCGAGTGCGGGCGCGCGCTGGGAGGTCTCCGTGCCCGTGCTCCAAT includes these proteins:
- a CDS encoding SDR family oxidoreductase produces the protein MSSPDPQVRAARNRSTTSPAARGPVVAVTGAASGVGALLTGRLAASEEIKQVIAIDERRGECAAAQWHILDVRDPAIADKLRGADVVVHLALDLDLGSDTAARTAYNVRGTQTVLTAAAAAGVHRVVLCTSAMVYGALPDNELPLSEDAELRATAEATGVGDLLEIERLARRAPRAHPGLNVTVVRPAVLVGGTDTALTRYFESPRLLVVAGSRPAWQFCHVEDLCGALEYAVLEKVDGELAVGCDGWLEQEEVEELSGIRRMELPSAVALGAAARLHRIGLTPSPAGDLAYTMYPWVVSGSRLHDAGWRPQWTNEEVLAELLEEVSGRHTVAGRRLGRKDATAAGAAGATVALLGAAAVVRRARKARRRV
- a CDS encoding zinc-dependent metalloprotease, which codes for MSDTPFGFGLPPEEPEDGDEGKKKDQQSGGGQGPDNPFGFGLPGAGGFGGPGADNPLAAMFGSLNPTDLGAAFQQLGQMLSYEGGPVNWDMAKQIARQTVAQGTADGVKDASVGPGERTAVQEAVRLADLWLDDVTSLPSGAASAVAWSRAEWVEATLPAWKELVDPVAERVGNAMGDVLPEEMQAMAGPLIGMMRSMGGAMFGTQIGQAVGVLAGEVVGSTDIGLPLGPAGKAALLPVNIETFGKDLGVAKDEVRLYLALREAAHQRLFAHVPWLRSHLFGAVDGYARGIKVDTAKLEDVVGQFDPQNPEQLQDALQQGMFQPEDTPEQKAALARLETALALVEGWVDAVVHAAAKPRLSSADALRETLRRRRATGGPAEQTFATLIGLELRPRRLRDASRLWASLTDARGVDGRDALWAHPDMLPTAGDLDDPDGFVHREQLDFSELDKMLGEAASGGHTPKPNLKKDDEAEGDDAE
- a CDS encoding AIM24 family protein, producing MNQPLAGYAPAPVTARMENHGNHMLKVAMQTGNDLLARVGSMVAYEGFVQYEPNPPAVRQIARDWATGEGAPLMKCSGDGLLYLADYGADVVVINLNGDGISVNATNLLAFDAHLTWGVERVKGLAKFAGQGLWNTKISGQGWVALTSRGKPIVVDCGGGEDETYVDPDALVAWSPNLKVKGKRSFKAQSLIGRGSGEAYQMAFSGQGIVVVQPSEDSTDRLRFRG
- a CDS encoding NUDIX hydrolase, encoding MSLYDDAVLVLKGFEDQEELRQAYLDHLAAHPDGMWKACEDGHLTASALVIDPSRGRVLLTLHKKLRMWLQMGGHCEPGDLTLDSAALREATEESGIEGLTLLPGGPVRLDRHPIPAPCHWHFDVQYAVLAPPDATHAISEESLDVRWFPYDEVADVADESVVRLLEATRSRLRP
- a CDS encoding AIM24 family protein — protein: MQSPLFAYNDQQTQERWSLQSKQMLRVTLEGHDDILARKGTMVAYQGLVEFDAEYRSNQQSRARARTGEGLDLMRCHGQGTVYLANLAQYIHLVDVEQDGLTVDSSYVLAMDSSLHHEVIAVDSLYGISGSGKYQLNITGRGRVALMTSGAPLMMQVTPDKYVNCDADAIVAWSTGLRVQMQAQTHSSGVWRRRGNTGEGWELSFMGSGYALVQPSELLPPQNAQIGQGLAAQYGMGQHGARGQNQGNVWS